Sequence from the Corallococcus sp. EGB genome:
CGGCTGGGGCATGGCCGCGCTGGCGTTCCACCTGCGCACCCGGGACCCGGGCTACCTGGAGCACGCCGTCCGCGCGGGGCAATACCTGCTGACCCGGGCGGAGCGCTCCTCCCATGGGGTGTCCTGGCGCAACGACTTCGACGGCGCCGTCCGGCTGGGGTTCGGCCTGGGCAACAGCGGCGCGGCCTACTTCCTGCTCTGCCTCTGGCGCGCGACCAGTGAGCGGAAGTACCTGGATGCCGCCCGGGACGGACTCGATTTCGATGTCGCCCACGCCCAGGCCCAGGGGGAGAACCTCGTCTGGGGGACCACTGCTGGGGCGGAGGGACACCGCCCTTACTGGCTGCGCGGCGGCGCGGGGGTGACCTCCACCCTCATCCGCTTCTTCGAGGTCCTCCAGGACGAGCGCTACCTCCACCTGGCCCGCCGGGGCGCCCGTCCCTGTGGCGCCTTCTTCTCCGCCGCTCCCCACCTCTTCGAGGGCCTGGCCTCCATGGGGGAGACCCTGCTGGACATGCACCGGGTGACGGGGGAGCAGCACTACCTGGACCAGGCGCGGCAGAAGGCCCACCAGTGCCTGCTGTATCGCATCGAGCGCCCCCAGGGCCTGGCCTTCCCTGGCCGCTACCTCATGCGCATCAGCCATGACTTCGGCGTGGGCGGCGCGGGCATCGGGCTGTTCCTGGACCGTGTGCTCAAGCTCCAGCCACGGAAGTTCCACGACCTCCCCCTGGACACGCCCCGCACGGGCTGACCCGCCCCGCGCTGGCCACCGCGACCGTGCACCGGGGGCCCCCAGGCCCCTCCGGGTGTTTCAGCGCGATCCACGACCGGCCTGTTTCTACAATCATGAGGGATTTTCCTTTTCACCTTGAAAGGAATTCCCCGAATGGATGGACGTAACGGAAGGACCGGCGGCGGACGGCTGCTGCCGCTGACGGCGCTGCTGCTGGCCACCGCCTGCGAGCCGCGCACCGCCACGCCCCCGGCGCCGGAAGGCGCCACCGCGTCGGTGAAGCAGGGCGAGGGCCGCCTCTCCGCCACCGTGCGCAGGACGGCGCACGGCATTCCCCACGTGCTGGCGGATGACTTCGCCGGCGTGGGCTATGGCTACGGCTACGCGTTCGCGCAGGACAACTTCTGCGAGCTGATGGACGCGCTGGTGACGGTGAACGCCGAGCGCTCGCGCTACTTCGGGCCGGACGCCACGTACCTGGCCGCCCTGGGCAGCCAGTACAACAACCTGAAGAGCGACTTCTTCTACCAGTCCATCATCGACGAAGGCACGGTGGACGCGCTGCTGGCGAAGCCGCCGCCCCTGGGCCCCTCCCAGGACGCGCGCGAGCTGGTGCGCGGCTACGCGGCGGGCCTCAACCGGTACCTGGATGAAGTCGGCGTGAACGGGCTGACGGACCCGCGCTGCCGCGGCGCCGCCTGGGTGCGCCCCATCACCGAGCGCGACCTGTACCGGCGCTACTACCAGCTGAGCCTCTTCGCCAGCTCGCTCTACTTCCTGGACGCGCTGGTGGACGCGAAGCCCCCGTCGCTGCTGCCGGACGGCACGCTGCCCCTGCCGCTGCCCGTGCCCGCGTCGCTGGACCGCAAGGTCTTCCCCAGCTCCGAGACGCTGGGCCTGGGCAGCAACGCCTTCGGCCTGGGCGCCCAGGCCACGCGCAACGGCAGGGGCATGCTGCTGGCCAACCCGCACTTCCCCTGGGAGGGCTCGGAGCGCTTCTACGAGGCCCACCTCACGGTGCCGGGCAAGCTGAACGTCTCCGGCGTGAGCCTCCTGGGCGTGCCCGCCATCCTGATTGGCCACAACGAGACGCTGGCCTGGAGCCACACCGTCTCCACCGCGTACCGCTTCACCCCGTTCGAGCTGAAGCTCGTCCCGGGCTTCCCCACGAAGTACCTGTACGACGGCCAGCTTCGCGACATGACGACCCGCACCGTCACGGTGCAGGCGAAGGAGGCGGACGGCTCGCTCACGCCGCGCCAGCACACCTTCTACCGCTCGCACCTGGGCCCCATCATCGAGTACCCGTCCGGCCTGATGACGTGGAACGGCCTCACCGCCTACGCGTTCCATGACGCCAACGCGTCCAACCTGCGCCTGCTGGACGCCTTCTTCGCCATGGACCGCGCGGCGAACGTGGACCAGCTGCGCACGGCGCAGAACACCTGGCAGGGCATCCCGTGGGTGAACACCATCGCCGCGGACGCGCAGGGCCGCGCGTACTACGCGGACATGAGCGTGGTGCCGCACGTCACCGACGCGAAGCTCGCGCGCTGCGTGCTGTCCCCCATCCCGCTGCTGGTGCTCCAGTCCGCGGGGCTGCCGGTGCTGGACGGCTCGCGCTCGGACTGCGCGCTGGGCAGCGACGCGGACGCGGTGGAGCCGGGCATCTTCGGCCCGGGCAGCCTGCCGCACCTCACCCGCGCGGACTACGTCACCAACTCCAACGACAGCTACTGGCTGCCCAACCCCGCCCAGCCGCTCACCGGCTTCCCGCGCATCCTGGGCGGAGAGAAGAACGTGCGCAGCCTGCGCACCCGCCTGGGCCTGAAGATGGTGCAGGGCCGCATCGCCGGCACGGACGGCCTGGAGGGCCAGGGCTTCACGCTGGAGCAGCTGCAGACGGTGACGTTCAACAACCGCGTCTACTCCGGCGAGCTCTTGCGCGACGCCGCGGTGGCGCTGTGCCGCCGCACGCCCTTCGTGCTGATGCCGGACCTCACCGTCGAGGACCTGCGCCCCGCCTGCCCCGTGCTGGCCGCGTGGGACCTGAAGGGCGACCTGGACAGCCGGGGCGAGCTGCTCTGGCGCGTGTTCATCTTCAACGCGGTGGCCATCACGGGCGGCCCGTACCTGGTGCCCTTCAACGCGAATGACCCCGTCAACACGCCGCGCACGCTCAACACCCTCAACCCGCAGGTGGCCCAGGCGCTGGGCACCGCCATCCGCACGCTGCGCACGCGCGGCATCGCCCTGGACGCGGCCACGGGCTCCGTGCAGGGCAAGCGCAAGAACGGCATCTTCTACCCGGTGCATGGCTGCAGCCACGACGAGGGCTGCTTCAACCAGATCGCCAACCAGCTCCTGCCGGACGGCACGTATGAGCCCATCCTGGGCTCCAGCTTCGTCATGGCCGTGTCCTTCACGGACGCAGGGCCCGTGGCGAAGTCCGTGCTCACCTACTCGCAGTCCTCGAACCCGGCCTCGCCCTGGTACGCGGACCAGACGGCCATGTTCTCCCAGAAGCAGTGGGTGGACCGGCGCTACACGGAGGCGGAGATCGCCGCCGACCCGGCGCTGACCGTCACGCAGCTCCAGCAGTAGGCACCGTCAGCACGTCAGGGCCTCGCGGCCCGGTGCCCGCTCCCCACCACACGGGGGAACGGCGCCGGGCCGCGGTGTCTTCAACGCGGCAGGGACGTCAGGCCTTCGAGGGCGAGGCCTGGATGTCCAGCTCCACCTCCACCTTCTCACCAATGAGCCAGCCGCCGTTGTCGAGCGCCCGGTTCCACTTGATGCCGAATTCGGAGCGATTCAGCGACGTGCGCGCCGTGTAGAGCAGCCGCGGCTGGCCCGAGGGGTCCTTCGAGGTGGCCAGGTGGCGCACCTCCAGCAGCAGCGGGCGCGTCACCCGGCGCAGCGTCAGCTCGCCCTGGAGCTGGAAGGCGTTGGTCCCCACGGCGTGGGACTGGCTGGCGCGAAAGGTGAGGTGCGGGGCCGCCTCCACGTCCAGGAACTCCGGCGAGCGCAGGTGCGCGTCCCGCTCCGGCAGGCCCGTGTAGATGCTCGCGGCCTCCACCTGCACGTCCACCTCGCCCTGCGTGGGGGACTGGGGATCCACGCGCAGGGTGCCGGACACGCGTTCGAAACGGCCGTGCACGCGCGCGACGACCATGTGACGGGCAATGAAGAGCACGGCCGAATGGGCCGGATCGATGGTCCACGACGGAAGGGACATGTGAGGGGGCTCGCGGGGGACGAGGGGGAGGCTTGCTGGCGGAAAGTAGCAATGCCATCACCCATCCGCACCCCTCAATGCATGGCCAGACGCCCCGCGCGCCTCGGAAGACCCCTCGGCACTAAGGGGTTTCCGACATCCCGAATCTCACCGCTTGATAAACCTGATAGGGATTGTCAGAGCCATCCGCGAAAGGCAGACTTCACTCCAGGCAAAAGAGGACTTCCCTTCAAGCATTGCAATCCCGCGTCCTTGATGGGTTTCCCGCCTGGAGGACAAGTCATGAGGAACCTTCTTTGGGGCGTGGCGGCGCTGTCGCTGTTCGCGGTGGCCTGCGGCCCCGTGGAGGAGCAGCAGCTGGCGCCCGCGCCCACGGCCCTGGAGACGCAGGAGGCGCCGCTGACGGGCCTGGCCTGTGCGAACAACCTGGGATGCCGGCCATCTTGTGAGTGCCTGAGTGGATTCTGCGTGCCGGACGGGTTCGGCCCGCCGCCTCCGCAGGACTACTGCGACCAGCCGCCCCAGCGCGCCTGTTCGACGGGGTCGGACTGCTTGTCCGGCTGTCTCTGCCAGGGCGGCGTCTGCGTCAATGATGGCTTCGGTCCGCCCGCCAACTGCCTGCTGGCGCCTCCGGACTCGTACGAGAGCGACAACACGCACACCACCGCGTCCTCATACCTGGGCACCCCTCAGCTCAACCACTCGTTCCACCGTCAGAACGAAGTGGACTGGGTGCTGGTGGCCACGCCGGTGAACCAGGTGATGACGGTGGAGACCTACAACCTGCGCAACGGCCCCACGATGCGCATCGACATCTACGCGTACAACTACGCCACCCGCACGCTGGGCGCGCTCCTGGGCAGCACGTCGACCACCATCTGCTCGCAGCCCATCTCCTCGTGCCTCATCTACCGCGCGACGGCGAACGTCGTGGCCAATGGCGTCTACGCGGTGAAGATCACCGACCGGCGAAACCAGCCCGCGGGGTACGACTACACGCCCACTCCGAAGTACGACCTGAAGATGTACTGAGGCACCCAGCCTTCAGTCGCGGGACGGCAGCTCGTCCGCCGTCCCGTCGATGACGCGCTTCGCGATGGCGAAGGAGAAGCCCGCGCGAGCGAGCGCCGCCAGGTCCCTCTTGCGGTTCTCCTCGCGCGTGCTCGGGTCGCGCCGGTAGGGGCCCAGCCGCTTCTTGCGCGCCCAGATGCGGGCGGCGGCGTCCTCGGGGACGTCCTGGGTGGCCTCGGCCAGCTTCTCCTGCACCAGCTCCGGCGCCACGCCCTTCATGCGCAGCTTCTGGGTGATGACGCGCGCGCTGCGGCCGGACGCTCGCAGCGAGTGCACGCGCGTCTCCGCGTAGGCCCGGTCATTGATGAGGCCGTTGCGGATGAGCTTCTCCGCCAGCGCGTCCACCCAGCCCACGGCCTCCGCGCGGTCTCCGCCGTGGAACTTCACGGACCGGTCCACCCGGCGCATCAGCACGCGCTTGAGCTGGCTCACCGTGGCCGAGTACCGCTTGAGGTAGTGCAGCGCCGCGTTCTCCAGGTAGCGCGGAGACACCTTCCGGGGCGGCTTCGGCTTGCGGGGCTCCCGGCGGCGCTCCGGGTCCCTGTCGGTGGGGTCATCCATTGCGGGACAGCTCTACCACCGGGGTCCGACCCGAGGGGACGCGTCCGGCGCCCCGGCGGGTGGCCGGCTCGGGGCCCGGCTGCCCGGTGGTTCCCCGTGACGGGTCCAGGTCCGCGGCGCCGGAGGCCTGCCGCTGCTCCCGCGCGAAATGCGTGGGCGGCAACCCGACGTGGCGGGTGAAGGCCACGCTGAAGGCGCTCGCGGAGCTGTAGCCCACCTTCGCCGCGACCTCGGCGACGGTGACGTCCTTGCGCAGGAGCAGGTCCTTCGCCAGGGCCATGCGCCAGCCGAGCAGGTACTCCATGGGGGCCACGCCCACCGCGCGGCTGAAGCGCTCGAAGAACGTCGAGCGGGACAGCGCGGCCTCCTTCGCCAGCTGCGCGACCGTCCACGCCCCGGCGGGGCGCTCGTGCATCCGGCGGATCGCGACGGACAGGCGCTCGTCGGAGAGCCCGCGCAAGAGGCCCGGCGACGCCGCGAGGCCCGCGGTGGAGCGGAGCGCTTCAATGAGCAGCACCTCCATGAGGCGGGCGAGGATGACCTCGCGCGCGGGCCGCCGTTCGCGCGACTCCTCCCTCAAGAGCTCCACGAGGGCGGCCAGCCGCGGCTCGCCGCGGACGTGCACGAACTGGGGGAGCAGCGAGACGAGCAGGCTGGCGTCCGGGGAGGCGAAGACGCAGTACCCCACCAGCATCCGGACATCCGGCGGGCCGTGGTGGACGCCGTTGCGGATTTCACCATCGGGCAACACGATGCGCGGCGTCTCGTGCCTTCCCCTCGGCGGCTCGATGCTCGTCGTCGTGAAGTTGAACGCCGCCGGGACCAGGACGAAGTCACCCTTCTCGAGGATCACCGGCTCGCGTCCATCAATGGCGAGGCGGCTTCGCCCCATGAGGACCGCGCAATAGAAGGGCCGCCCGGCTTCCGCGCGCCTGACCCGCCACTGGCCCGCACCGCTGACGAGCTTCGAGAACGGGGCGCCCGGCTGGAGCAACGAGACCACTTCCGCGAGCGGATCCACCAAGCTCGGACTCCTTCGAATGAAGTCTGGACTTCCTGTTGTAGCAGGTCCGGACCCGGCTCCCTATACCTGTCGCCGACCCTCTCACTGACAGGAACCGCCATGAAGACCGTCTTGATCACCGGCTGCTCGTCCGGCTTCGGCCTCGACACCGCCCGCTCCTTCCTCGAGCGCGGATGGAGGGTCATCGCCACGATGCGCACGCCTCGCGAGGACGTGCTGCCCCGCTCCGAGCACCTGCGCGTGCTCCCGCTCGACGTCACCGACCCGGCGAGCATCCGCGCGCTGGTGGAGGCCGCCGGCCCCATCGACGTGCTGGTCAACAACGCGGGGGTCGGCCTGATGAGCATCTTCGAAGGCACGCCGATGGAGACGGTCCGCAACACCTTCGAGACGAACACCTTCGGCGCGATGGCCCTGACGCAGGCGTTCCTGCCCCGGTTCCGGGAGCAGAAGGCGGGGGTCATCGTGAACGTCTCGTCGGGCACGACGTTCAGGCCGCTCCCGCTGCTGTCCGTCTACACGGCGAGCAAGGCCGCCCTCAACGCGTTCACCGAGTCGCTCGCGCTGGAGCTCCAGCCCTTCGGCGTGAGGGTGAGCCTGGTGATTCCGGGGCGCTCCCCGGAGACGCCCTTCGCCCAGAACGCGCAGGCCCGGACGCAGGACCAGGGCGTCACCGTCCCCGAGGCGTACGCCGGCTTCGTGCGGAGCATCTTCGAGCAGAGGACGGCGCACGCCTCGGGACCGGTCACCCGGTCGCTCGACGTGGTGGAGGCCATCTGGCGCGCGGTGAACGACCCCTCGAGCCCGGTCCGGCTGCCCGCGGGCGCGGACGCCGTGGCGATGGCGGCCGGGGCGAACTGAGCCCGGGGGACGTGCTTCAAGCGCAATGATTCCTGGGATATCCGTGTCGATCCACCGCGCGGCCATTCGTCGTGCGGTGGGAGCACCCCACGCCAGGAGTCATCGCCATGCGCTTCATGCTCATCCCCCGCCCCTCCACCCTCGAGCCCACGCACTCGGAAGCGCCCTTCGACGAGGCCGTCTTCATCGCGCAGATGAAGTACAACGAGGAGATGCACAAGGCCGGCGTGCTCATCGCCTCCGAGGGCCTCAGCCCCTCCCCGGGCGCGCACGTCATCTTCAAGGGCGGCAAGTCCACGGTGAAGGATGGCCCCTACGCGGAGACCAAGGAGCTCATCGGCGGCTTCTACGTGCTGGAGGTGAAGTCGAAGGAAGAGGCCATCGAATGGGCCCGCCGCTATCCGGGCGGCATGGGCAACGACGACGTGATGGAGATCCGCCCCCTCACCGGCGCCAGCGACATCCCTCCGGAGCTGGTGGCGCTCATCGAAAAGGTGGCGCCCACCTGGAGCCAGACCTTCAAGGAGTCGTGACCCGGCCGTGACGCCCCGCTGCGTGGTGAATGGCCTTGATGCGCCCAGGTACCGAGGCAGCGCGGACGTGGCGGCCACGTCGCTCAAATGCCATGAGTTCGACATGCGCGCCGTCCTCGACGCCCCGGCCTCGCGCAAGGTCATCGTGCTGAAGGGCTCCTCCGTCTACGACTCCCAGGAGTCATGCCCTACCGCCTCCCGAAGCCCCTCACCGCCATCTGCCTCCTCTGCGCGAGCGTCACCGCGCAGGCGGCCTCCTCCTCGGAGATTGCTCCGGGGGTGAGGCCCCTGCTGGAGACCGCGCAGGCCATCAACAACGGGCTCACCCAGACGAGCTACGCGTACACGCAGGCGCCGGACGGCCAGCCGCTCGTCCAGAAGCAGGACGGCGGCTGGACGGCGTACACGGACTGCTCGGGATGGGTGAGCTACCTGATGGGCAAGGCGCTGCCCTCGCAGTACGCGGCGGTGATGAAGTTCAAGGCGGAGCAGTTCCCGCGCGAGACCCGACGGAGCTGGCCGCGCGCCTTCGTCTGGGAGGCCTGGTTCCACGCCCTGGGCGAATCGCCGGCTCCGGGCGCGGCCTTCACGCAGGTGACGGACCTCCGGCGGACGCGGCCGGGAGACGTCATCGCGTGGTGTCTGGGGGACTGGTGTGACGCCGGTCGCCTCCAGGCGCTCAAGAGCGCCAGGGGCCTGCACAAGGACACCGGCCACGTCGTGCTGGTGATGGGGCCCGCGAAGCAGGTGTCCCCCGCGAGCGACGGCACGCCCGCGGTCTACGCGGTGCCGGTGCTCGACGCGTCGGACCTGAAGCACCACGCGGCGGAGGGCACGTCCGTGCTGCCCCTGAAGGCCGTGCGCGGCTACGACGGCTGCGGAGCGGGCGCGAAGGACTACGACGCGCACGCGTACCAGCCCGGCCAGACGCCCACCTGCGGCGGCGTGGGCCCGGGCGCCATCTACTTCCAGGTGGACGCGCGGGGCGCCCCGCTGCGCTTCCAGTTCGGGCCCCGGGACGACTTCCACCCGAAGCCGCCGAACCAGGGGCGCATCTCCATCGGCCGCCCGGTGGCGCAGGCGCCCGCGCGCTGACGCCTCCCCGCCCCGGGCCGCGTCTATACTGTCGCGCGCATGGCCACCCTGCCCGCCCCCGCGCTCGAAGCCTCCGAGGCCCCGGCCCCCCTGCGCTTCCAGGGGCTGTGGCTCTTCTCGCCCCGGGCGGACCTGAGCATCCTGCTCTTGCCCGCGCTGCTGCTCCTCGCCTGCGTGTGGCTCGCGGGCGTCACCGGCGAGGGCTCGCAGGGGTTCGCCCAGCTCCTCGGCCGGTGGACGTCGCAGTACGTCTTCCTCAACGGCACCCACGTCATCCTGACCTTCCTGCTGGTGGGCACCCGGCGCGAATTGCTGCACACCACGCCCTCCCAGTTCCGGCTGCTCGTGGGCGGCTCGTCGGCGGTGTTCGCGCTCACCACCGGGCTGCTCTGGTACGCGGACGCCCACGCGCCGCTCCTCGCGCTGCTCTTGGGCGCGGGCATCCACGTCCTCGCCGCGCACCACACGCTGTCGCAGGTGAAGGGGCTGTGGGCGCTGCACGGCCTCCGGGCCCGCGCCGCGGGCGCCCCGCCCCTCTCCGAAGCCGAGCGCACGCTCCAGCGCCAGTTCGTCCCCGTCGCGCTGACGCTGATGATGATCCGCTCGCTGGGCCTGCCCGTCACCAGCGCCCTGGGCTCGCGGCCGATGATCAACATCGGGCAGGCGGAAGCCGGCTCCCTGCCGCACGGCCTCACCTGGGTGCTGCTCGCCGCCTGGGGCGTCTATGCCGCGAGGCTGGTGCTCGCGCTGCGCGGGCCCCCGGGACAGAGCGGCCCCCGGCGCGTGTACCTCCTGTCGCACGTGGCGGTGGTGGCGGTGTACCTCGTGTGGCCGCTGTGGGGCGCGGTCCTGAGCGCGGGCATCCACGGCCTGGAGTACTTCTTCCTCACCGGCCGGATGCTCCAGCCCACGCCCTCGGAAGCAACGGCCCGCCTGCGGGGCCCGCGCGTGTGGGCGGCGATGGTGGCCATCATGACGCCCATCATCCTGGTGGGCGTGGCCAACAGCCCCTTCGTCACGCTGGTGGATGGCGTGACGCACGGCGCGGCCACGGCCTTCTTCCTGAGGCAGCAGCCCCTGTGGTCGCTGGGCGTCATCGCCACCAACGGGGTGGTGCTGGCGCACTACTTCGCGGACGCGTTCCTCTACCGCTTCCGCATCCCCCGCGTGCGCGAGGTGACGCTCCCCCGCCTGGGCCTGGGCTGAAAGCCTCCCCGCTCGCCCTCCAGGCTTCGCGTGAGCCCCGCCTTTTCCCGCGCCGCCCGGGAGGGTAAGCACCAGGGCGTGAAGACTCCGGCCGCCGAGAACCTCCCGCCCCCGTCCGACACCGACACGGCCTTGCCGCCCGACGTCTCCGTGGAGGACGTGCGCCGCGCCACGGCGCTCCTGAGCACGGTCGCCGAGCACCGCGTGCTCCTGCACCACCTCCCCCAGGAGGACCACCACGCGCTGATGGCCGCCGCGGGCCGGCTCATCCACCCGGACAAGGCCACGAAGTCGCGGATGGTGAACGCGCTCCGCAAGGAGAAGAAGGACGTCCTGCGCGCCAACGACCGCGCCGTGCGCTCCAGCACGGAGATCCGCGTGCTGCGCAAGGCGCCCGTGCTCACCCTGCCCGTGCTTCCCGCGCCGCCACCGGAGGCCGCGCCCGAGCGCCTGCTGGAGGTGCCGCGCAAGTGCTACGTGTGCAAGGAGGAGTTCCGCAAGGTCCACTTCTTCTACGACGCCATGTGCATCCCGTGCGGGGACCTGAACTACGCCCGGCGCACGCAGCGCGCGGACCTCACCGGCCAGGTGGCGCTCATCACCGGCGCGCGGGTGAAGATTGGCTTCCAGGCGTCGCTGATGCTGCTGCGCTCGGGGGCGACGGTCATCGCCACCACGCGCTTCCCCCAGGACGCGGTGCACCGCTACGCGCGCGAGCCGGACTTCGCGGACTGGGCCCACCGGCTCCACGTGCACGGCCTGGACCTGAGGCACGCGCCCAGCGTGGAGCTGTTCGCGCGCCACATCGAACAGACGCACGAGCGGCTGGACGTCCTCATCAACAACGCCGCGCAGACCGTGCGCCGGCCGCCGGGCTTCTACCAGCACCTCCTGGACGGCGAGCTGCGCGACGTGGGCACCCTGGCCCCCCGGCTGCGCCCGCTGCTCGCGGGACACGAGGCCTGCATCGCCGCGCTC
This genomic interval carries:
- a CDS encoding AraC family transcriptional regulator, encoding MDPLAEVVSLLQPGAPFSKLVSGAGQWRVRRAEAGRPFYCAVLMGRSRLAIDGREPVILEKGDFVLVPAAFNFTTTSIEPPRGRHETPRIVLPDGEIRNGVHHGPPDVRMLVGYCVFASPDASLLVSLLPQFVHVRGEPRLAALVELLREESRERRPAREVILARLMEVLLIEALRSTAGLAASPGLLRGLSDERLSVAIRRMHERPAGAWTVAQLAKEAALSRSTFFERFSRAVGVAPMEYLLGWRMALAKDLLLRKDVTVAEVAAKVGYSSASAFSVAFTRHVGLPPTHFAREQRQASGAADLDPSRGTTGQPGPEPATRRGAGRVPSGRTPVVELSRNG
- a CDS encoding regulatory protein RecX — translated: MDDPTDRDPERRREPRKPKPPRKVSPRYLENAALHYLKRYSATVSQLKRVLMRRVDRSVKFHGGDRAEAVGWVDALAEKLIRNGLINDRAYAETRVHSLRASGRSARVITQKLRMKGVAPELVQEKLAEATQDVPEDAAARIWARKKRLGPYRRDPSTREENRKRDLAALARAGFSFAIAKRVIDGTADELPSRD
- a CDS encoding SDR family oxidoreductase — translated: MKTVLITGCSSGFGLDTARSFLERGWRVIATMRTPREDVLPRSEHLRVLPLDVTDPASIRALVEAAGPIDVLVNNAGVGLMSIFEGTPMETVRNTFETNTFGAMALTQAFLPRFREQKAGVIVNVSSGTTFRPLPLLSVYTASKAALNAFTESLALELQPFGVRVSLVIPGRSPETPFAQNAQARTQDQGVTVPEAYAGFVRSIFEQRTAHASGPVTRSLDVVEAIWRAVNDPSSPVRLPAGADAVAMAAGAN
- a CDS encoding SDR family NAD(P)-dependent oxidoreductase — encoded protein: MKTPAAENLPPPSDTDTALPPDVSVEDVRRATALLSTVAEHRVLLHHLPQEDHHALMAAAGRLIHPDKATKSRMVNALRKEKKDVLRANDRAVRSSTEIRVLRKAPVLTLPVLPAPPPEAAPERLLEVPRKCYVCKEEFRKVHFFYDAMCIPCGDLNYARRTQRADLTGQVALITGARVKIGFQASLMLLRSGATVIATTRFPQDAVHRYAREPDFADWAHRLHVHGLDLRHAPSVELFARHIEQTHERLDVLINNAAQTVRRPPGFYQHLLDGELRDVGTLAPRLRPLLAGHEACIAALRPALGPGDSGNPALPVASWRSNDPALGIHSSAALSLVPYAMEQEGDTRALFPEGRLDADLQQVDLRATNSWRLKLSEVRTAEMLEVHLVNAVAPFILCGKLKPLMLKDRSKPGHIVNVSAMEGSFSRWTKTDRHPHTNMAKAALNMMTLTSAPDYAKGRIFMNAVDTGWVTDEDPARFAERKTQELDFQPPLDIVDGAARVVDPVMTAVNTGECVWGNFFKDYRPTDW
- a CDS encoding YceI family protein — encoded protein: MSLPSWTIDPAHSAVLFIARHMVVARVHGRFERVSGTLRVDPQSPTQGEVDVQVEAASIYTGLPERDAHLRSPEFLDVEAAPHLTFRASQSHAVGTNAFQLQGELTLRRVTRPLLLEVRHLATSKDPSGQPRLLYTARTSLNRSEFGIKWNRALDNGGWLIGEKVEVELDIQASPSKA
- a CDS encoding lanthionine synthetase C family protein produces the protein MNSLAARAPQDEVPPRAAPETAPLHRALQDLARDMLATLDMTRSDRLFAQDAMGFQTNPLNLAYGASGPALFLRSVLGELPPQVRDWLAAQPVDLANYPPGLYSGLAGIAWSFAEVGLLERGRELFALAMKSPLALRAVDMFDGASGWGMAALAFHLRTRDPGYLEHAVRAGQYLLTRAERSSHGVSWRNDFDGAVRLGFGLGNSGAAYFLLCLWRATSERKYLDAARDGLDFDVAHAQAQGENLVWGTTAGAEGHRPYWLRGGAGVTSTLIRFFEVLQDERYLHLARRGARPCGAFFSAAPHLFEGLASMGETLLDMHRVTGEQHYLDQARQKAHQCLLYRIERPQGLAFPGRYLMRISHDFGVGGAGIGLFLDRVLKLQPRKFHDLPLDTPRTG
- a CDS encoding acylase — translated: MDGRNGRTGGGRLLPLTALLLATACEPRTATPPAPEGATASVKQGEGRLSATVRRTAHGIPHVLADDFAGVGYGYGYAFAQDNFCELMDALVTVNAERSRYFGPDATYLAALGSQYNNLKSDFFYQSIIDEGTVDALLAKPPPLGPSQDARELVRGYAAGLNRYLDEVGVNGLTDPRCRGAAWVRPITERDLYRRYYQLSLFASSLYFLDALVDAKPPSLLPDGTLPLPLPVPASLDRKVFPSSETLGLGSNAFGLGAQATRNGRGMLLANPHFPWEGSERFYEAHLTVPGKLNVSGVSLLGVPAILIGHNETLAWSHTVSTAYRFTPFELKLVPGFPTKYLYDGQLRDMTTRTVTVQAKEADGSLTPRQHTFYRSHLGPIIEYPSGLMTWNGLTAYAFHDANASNLRLLDAFFAMDRAANVDQLRTAQNTWQGIPWVNTIAADAQGRAYYADMSVVPHVTDAKLARCVLSPIPLLVLQSAGLPVLDGSRSDCALGSDADAVEPGIFGPGSLPHLTRADYVTNSNDSYWLPNPAQPLTGFPRILGGEKNVRSLRTRLGLKMVQGRIAGTDGLEGQGFTLEQLQTVTFNNRVYSGELLRDAAVALCRRTPFVLMPDLTVEDLRPACPVLAAWDLKGDLDSRGELLWRVFIFNAVAITGGPYLVPFNANDPVNTPRTLNTLNPQVAQALGTAIRTLRTRGIALDAATGSVQGKRKNGIFYPVHGCSHDEGCFNQIANQLLPDGTYEPILGSSFVMAVSFTDAGPVAKSVLTYSQSSNPASPWYADQTAMFSQKQWVDRRYTEAEIAADPALTVTQLQQ
- a CDS encoding YciI family protein, with product MRFMLIPRPSTLEPTHSEAPFDEAVFIAQMKYNEEMHKAGVLIASEGLSPSPGAHVIFKGGKSTVKDGPYAETKELIGGFYVLEVKSKEEAIEWARRYPGGMGNDDVMEIRPLTGASDIPPELVALIEKVAPTWSQTFKES